The following coding sequences lie in one Pseudomonas monsensis genomic window:
- a CDS encoding NAD(P)/FAD-dependent oxidoreductase produces the protein MFLQSSQHVDSYYAHSCADLLRDRPMLQGDQDTDIVIVGAGFSGLHTALRLALAGKRVILLEASRVAWAASGRNGGQAILGWSCDMPPLEAALGRERARRLWDGMRWAARELRELPGRHGIDCDYRPGHLWTSVMPRRVSLLTEWQEEASQKWGHDALQFIPREQLPEWVASERYQAGLYDPEGAHLNPLKLASGLAMAIERAGGRLYEQSKALSYQEEGTGWRVNTEHGSVRADVLVLACNAYLDQLDPQLSSCILPVGTYQVATAPLTPEQATALLPGNVCVTDNQFVLDYFRRTPDNRLLFGGGCTYLGGMPKDIAAATRPFLQRVFPQLTGVDIEFAWGGHIDLTINRTPDVGGERNRYWMQGYSGHGVLPTLAAARAVSDAILGNADELALYQGLSNGSFPGGKYLAAPLEAIGKAWYRLRDSL, from the coding sequence ATGTTTCTGCAATCCAGCCAGCACGTCGACAGCTATTACGCCCACAGTTGCGCCGATCTCCTGCGCGATCGGCCGATGCTGCAGGGCGATCAAGACACCGACATCGTGATCGTCGGCGCTGGTTTCAGCGGCCTGCACACCGCATTGCGTCTGGCGCTGGCCGGTAAGCGCGTGATACTGCTGGAAGCCAGCCGCGTCGCGTGGGCGGCCTCGGGGCGTAACGGCGGACAGGCGATTCTTGGCTGGTCTTGCGACATGCCGCCGCTGGAAGCCGCGCTGGGGCGTGAGCGGGCCAGACGGCTGTGGGACGGCATGCGCTGGGCGGCTCGGGAATTACGCGAGTTGCCTGGGCGGCATGGTATCGACTGCGATTATCGCCCCGGGCATTTGTGGACGTCGGTGATGCCGCGTCGGGTCAGTCTGCTCACTGAATGGCAGGAGGAGGCCAGCCAAAAGTGGGGCCACGATGCGCTGCAGTTCATCCCGCGTGAACAGTTGCCGGAATGGGTGGCCAGCGAGCGTTATCAGGCGGGACTGTACGACCCCGAAGGCGCGCACCTCAATCCTCTGAAACTCGCGTCGGGTCTGGCGATGGCGATCGAGCGCGCCGGTGGCCGCCTCTACGAGCAAAGCAAAGCCTTGAGTTATCAGGAGGAGGGCACAGGCTGGCGGGTCAACACCGAGCACGGATCGGTTCGCGCCGATGTGCTGGTCCTCGCGTGTAACGCCTACCTTGATCAACTCGATCCACAATTGTCGAGCTGCATCCTGCCGGTGGGCACCTATCAAGTCGCCACCGCACCGCTCACGCCGGAGCAAGCTACGGCGTTGCTGCCAGGCAATGTCTGCGTGACCGACAACCAGTTCGTCCTCGACTACTTCCGCCGCACCCCGGATAACCGTTTGCTGTTCGGTGGTGGCTGCACCTATCTCGGCGGCATGCCCAAAGACATCGCGGCAGCCACCCGGCCGTTCCTGCAACGGGTGTTCCCGCAACTCACGGGTGTCGATATCGAGTTCGCCTGGGGCGGCCATATCGACTTGACGATCAACCGCACACCGGATGTCGGCGGCGAGCGCAATCGTTACTGGATGCAAGGCTATTCAGGCCACGGCGTGCTGCCGACACTGGCTGCCGCACGTGCAGTGTCCGACGCGATCCTCGGCAACGCGGATGAATTGGCGTTGTATCAAGGCTTGAGTAATGGCAGCTTTCCCGGCGGCAAATACCTCGCGGCGCCGCTCGAAGCGATCGGCAAGGCCTGGTACCGACTGCGCGACAGCCTCTGA
- a CDS encoding helix-turn-helix domain-containing protein — protein MDKQEEIAALAILIHDLRKHKKWTLKELADKIGRSVGFLSQVERGLSRPTVADLTAISETFGVPTTYFYSLPKPKELPWVTRPDERRTLYFANGITDILVSPQIRASFSMLESHLEAGASSGDRHLTDSSEQGGYVLEGELTLWLGDDQDPVTLKAGDSFQFDSHTRCRYGNLTEHLTRVLWVYT, from the coding sequence ATGGACAAGCAAGAAGAAATCGCGGCGCTGGCGATCCTGATTCACGACCTGCGCAAGCACAAGAAATGGACCCTCAAGGAGCTGGCCGACAAGATCGGCCGCTCCGTGGGTTTCCTTTCGCAAGTCGAGCGCGGCCTGTCACGGCCGACGGTGGCGGACCTGACGGCGATCAGCGAAACCTTCGGCGTGCCGACCACCTATTTCTACAGTCTGCCCAAACCCAAGGAACTGCCGTGGGTCACCCGGCCGGACGAGCGGCGCACGTTGTATTTCGCCAACGGCATCACCGACATTCTGGTGTCGCCGCAGATCCGCGCATCATTCTCCATGCTCGAAAGTCACCTCGAGGCCGGCGCCAGCAGCGGCGACCGCCATCTGACCGACAGCTCGGAGCAGGGCGGTTACGTCCTCGAAGGCGAACTGACGTTGTGGCTGGGCGACGATCAAGACCCGGTCACGCTCAAGGCCGGCGACAGCTTTCAATTCGACAGTCACACCCGTTGCCGTTACGGCAACCTCACCGAGCACCTGACCCGCGTGCTCTGGGTCTACACCTGA
- a CDS encoding DoxX family protein, with product MIEHYIYWISTVLLSLLYLASALMYIAKGDYVRSAQAELGYSASHLVPLMIVVKILGPAAILWRFNAALSDLAYAGMFYHLLLSASAHLGVHKPKGSIPAALGLILLATSFVTQNAVREYPSPYAPPSAVVQTTLK from the coding sequence ATGATCGAACATTATATTTACTGGATTAGCACGGTCCTGCTTTCGCTGCTCTATCTGGCCTCGGCCTTGATGTACATCGCCAAAGGAGACTATGTGCGAAGCGCACAAGCGGAGTTGGGCTATTCAGCCTCCCACCTTGTGCCTTTGATGATCGTGGTCAAGATACTGGGGCCCGCCGCGATTTTGTGGCGCTTCAATGCCGCACTCAGTGATCTCGCTTATGCCGGCATGTTTTATCACCTGCTGCTTTCAGCTTCAGCGCACCTGGGTGTTCACAAGCCCAAAGGTTCTATCCCGGCAGCCTTGGGACTCATTCTCCTGGCCACCTCCTTCGTGACACAAAACGCTGTTCGCGAATATCCGTCGCCGTACGCACCGCCGTCAGCGGTCGTCCAGACGACTCTCAAATAA
- a CDS encoding winged helix-turn-helix transcriptional regulator → MENQTNDEEQINMHEEMRRAFSLLSGKWKLEIMWLLNQRIYRFGELRKAINGVTQHMLTAQLRELENDGLISRTVFAEVPPRVEYEMTAKARALGPTMEALAKWWSEYGKSVPVKPASRGRKVKKT, encoded by the coding sequence ATGGAAAACCAGACTAATGATGAAGAGCAGATCAATATGCACGAGGAAATGCGGCGTGCATTTTCGCTACTTTCAGGCAAGTGGAAGCTGGAAATAATGTGGCTGCTAAACCAGCGGATTTATCGTTTTGGGGAACTGCGAAAGGCGATTAACGGCGTCACCCAACACATGCTGACAGCACAACTTCGGGAGCTTGAGAACGATGGCCTGATCTCGCGAACAGTCTTCGCAGAAGTGCCCCCGCGTGTTGAATATGAAATGACAGCAAAAGCACGTGCACTCGGGCCAACGATGGAGGCGCTCGCTAAATGGTGGAGCGAGTACGGCAAAAGCGTACCGGTGAAGCCTGCCTCACGCGGCCGCAAAGTAAAAAAAACCTAG
- a CDS encoding ATP-binding protein — protein MIRRWLQRDPLSRRIALTIVAAMLASLALNFLFVEVAGTWARPPIERTGLLEQIAATVKVIEAAPAPLRRQLAQAASGPTQEVTWSAQRAELGLPAGGTPLIANKASVLHQLLGDNRHIQVFNPADWPSSSPQARYAALIQLPDASWLLFASRERSWGLDIGTRIAIIIALGLIATVLVAWLATRQLAQPLQRFASAARRFGGDLRAPPIKIEGPNEIRQVIIAFNTMQAQIQHYISERTHMLASISHDLRAPLTRMRLRSEFMEDLDHQGKLIRDIEEMQSMINAALAFFREDTHREETTAFDLSELLQTIVDDYRDQHISVDFEGPAHLVYEGRPLGIKRVIVNLLENAEKYAQQPRIELRANERLVSIEVSDTGPGIAEESLEKVFDPFFRLETSRNRNTGGVGLGLSAARAIVWEQGGTLTLSNRSGGGLIARVELPL, from the coding sequence ATGATCCGCCGGTGGCTGCAGCGCGACCCGCTGAGTCGGCGGATTGCCCTGACCATTGTCGCGGCCATGCTCGCTTCGCTGGCGCTGAATTTCCTGTTCGTCGAGGTGGCGGGGACCTGGGCGCGACCGCCCATTGAACGCACCGGGTTGCTGGAGCAGATTGCCGCCACCGTCAAAGTGATCGAAGCCGCACCGGCACCGTTACGCCGGCAACTGGCACAAGCGGCAAGTGGCCCGACCCAGGAAGTGACGTGGAGTGCGCAACGCGCCGAACTCGGATTGCCGGCGGGTGGTACGCCACTCATCGCGAACAAGGCGTCGGTGCTGCATCAGTTGTTGGGCGATAATCGACACATTCAGGTGTTCAATCCCGCGGACTGGCCGAGCAGCAGTCCGCAGGCCCGCTACGCAGCGCTGATTCAACTGCCGGATGCCAGTTGGTTGCTGTTCGCTTCACGCGAGCGCTCCTGGGGACTGGACATCGGCACACGCATCGCGATCATCATCGCCCTGGGCCTGATTGCCACGGTATTGGTGGCCTGGCTTGCCACCCGCCAACTGGCCCAACCGCTGCAGCGTTTCGCCAGCGCCGCGCGCCGTTTCGGCGGTGATCTGCGCGCGCCGCCGATCAAGATCGAAGGCCCGAACGAAATCCGCCAGGTGATCATCGCCTTCAACACCATGCAGGCGCAGATTCAGCACTACATCAGCGAACGCACGCACATGCTGGCGTCGATTTCCCATGACTTGCGCGCACCGCTGACCCGTATGCGCCTGCGCAGCGAATTCATGGAAGACCTCGATCACCAGGGCAAGCTGATCCGCGATATCGAAGAAATGCAGTCGATGATCAACGCGGCGCTGGCGTTCTTCCGTGAAGACACGCACCGCGAGGAGACCACTGCATTCGATCTGTCGGAACTCTTGCAAACGATCGTCGATGACTACCGCGATCAACACATCAGCGTTGACTTTGAGGGGCCCGCGCATCTGGTTTATGAGGGGCGGCCGCTGGGTATCAAGCGAGTGATTGTCAATCTTCTGGAAAACGCCGAAAAATATGCGCAACAACCGCGCATCGAACTTCGCGCGAACGAGCGCCTGGTCAGTATCGAAGTCAGTGACACGGGGCCTGGCATTGCTGAAGAGTCGTTGGAAAAGGTCTTCGATCCGTTTTTTCGCCTCGAAACCTCGCGCAACCGTAACACCGGCGGCGTCGGGCTGGGGCTGTCCGCTGCGCGGGCGATCGTGTGGGAGCAGGGGGGGACGTTGACGTTGAGCAACCGCAGCGGCGGCGGTCTGATCGCGCGGGTCGAACTGCCTTTGTAA
- a CDS encoding glutamine synthetase family protein, which translates to MDAVCADLLAEVRAFRQRYPEVRYVDLISLDIPGHFYGKRYPVDMLEKVAAGSALKLPQNCVLLGVQGGLFKIGDYCFNDGDPDAVRRLVPGTLKPVTWEAQPLGQMLITSDGTEKPIEFEPREVLAQVLNRLARKGIHPVVAFELEFYLFDKTLRNGLPQFPRDDLTDDADDQPNMHIERLSRFAPVLDEMVEATRAQGIDATVITAELGPGQFEINFGHLDDGLRAADWAALFCRSTRGAALKHGYRASFMAKPYLQHPGSGMHVHVSLYDAEGNNLLAANQQQPLRHAVAGCLELLPHSMPIFAPNQNAMRRLGGTVNTATKASWGFEDRDACLRIPDSDEKNLRIEYRLAGADANPYLVLAAILVGLEHGLESGKEPIAPLNEDRNSGIGFPTEMFEAVRAMQAQAQLREGLGAEFVDVYCENKRQDHLAFMQEISAREYRWYL; encoded by the coding sequence ATGGACGCTGTCTGCGCTGACCTGCTCGCCGAAGTTCGGGCGTTTCGCCAACGCTACCCCGAGGTCCGTTATGTCGACTTGATCTCGCTGGACATTCCCGGGCATTTTTACGGCAAGCGTTATCCCGTGGACATGCTCGAAAAGGTTGCCGCGGGCAGTGCCCTCAAACTGCCACAAAATTGCGTTTTGCTCGGCGTCCAGGGCGGCCTGTTCAAGATTGGCGACTACTGCTTCAACGACGGCGACCCGGACGCCGTGCGCCGCCTGGTGCCGGGCACACTGAAACCGGTGACCTGGGAAGCGCAGCCGCTGGGGCAGATGCTGATCACCTCGGACGGCACCGAAAAGCCAATCGAATTCGAACCCCGCGAAGTCCTCGCGCAAGTGCTCAATCGCCTGGCGCGCAAAGGCATTCATCCGGTGGTGGCGTTCGAACTGGAGTTCTACCTGTTCGACAAGACCTTGCGCAACGGCCTGCCGCAATTCCCCCGCGACGACCTGACCGACGACGCCGATGACCAGCCGAACATGCACATCGAACGCCTGTCACGCTTCGCCCCGGTGCTCGATGAAATGGTCGAAGCGACGCGCGCCCAAGGTATCGACGCCACGGTCATCACCGCCGAACTCGGCCCTGGTCAGTTCGAAATCAACTTCGGCCACCTCGACGACGGCTTGCGTGCCGCCGACTGGGCCGCGTTGTTCTGCCGCAGCACCCGTGGCGCCGCGCTCAAACACGGCTACCGCGCCAGTTTCATGGCCAAGCCGTACTTGCAGCATCCGGGCAGTGGCATGCATGTGCATGTCAGCCTGTACGACGCCGAGGGCAACAATCTGTTGGCGGCCAATCAACAACAACCGCTACGCCATGCGGTGGCCGGATGCCTGGAACTGTTGCCGCACAGCATGCCGATCTTCGCGCCGAACCAGAATGCGATGCGGCGTCTGGGCGGTACGGTGAACACGGCGACCAAAGCGAGCTGGGGATTCGAGGACCGTGATGCGTGCTTGCGCATTCCCGATTCGGACGAGAAGAACCTGCGCATCGAGTATCGACTGGCGGGGGCAGATGCCAATCCGTATCTGGTGTTGGCGGCGATTCTGGTGGGACTGGAGCATGGGCTGGAGTCGGGCAAGGAGCCAATTGCACCGTTGAATGAAGATCGCAACAGCGGGATCGGCTTTCCGACGGAAATGTTTGAAGCGGTGAGGGCGATGCAGGCTCAGGCGCAGTTGCGCGAAGGGCTGGGCGCTGAGTTCGTCGATGTGTATTGCGAGAACAAACGGCAGGATCATCTGGCATTTATGCAAGAGATCAGTGCGCGGGAGTATCGCTGGTATCTGTAA